The sequence ATTCCGCACTTTGGTTATCTGGAGTTTGGCTACTGTCAATTTCTGGGGAAACTTCTGAAGTGCTGATGACATCACTTGGTGCGACTCTCCTATCCTCATTTATTTGAGTAGCCAGAACATCTGGATTTATCTCTGTGTGATTGGTGTATGACAGAATTTGCTCTACTGTTGCGATTTTGGGTGGCTTTAGCAGAGCTATGCGGTAAAATTTCCCTATTTTCCTGACTTTAATTTTGGCTCCAGCTGCCCTGAGTCTTGCTGCCAAATCGTTAAGAATAGAAAAATCTACATCTAGATGAATTTGTTGATTGGTAGTGATGATTGCGCTCATTTTTTTATCTGTAAATTAAATCTTACAGTCAGCGCTTTAGCGCAACTTTTAGATGAAATTTACCTGACTTAACTTGTTTAAATACTCATCAAAACAAGGATATTTGCCTATATTTTTTATTAGCAGAGATAAATAAACCTGTACTTTCAATTGCACTACGCTGTGCAATCATTAACTGATTCAAGTTATGAATGGCTCTTCCTTCATTATTTTGTTTGGAACCGTATCTACGCGTGTCTATTCCTGCTTCCCTTAGCGTTTTACAGCACAAACAGTTACATTGGGGTGCAGTAGGCGTTTTACCTGGTTTAACTGCTTTATATTTGATAAGTTTTTCTCCATCTGTAAAGAAGAAGGAACCAGCAGAAAAAGCTTCCTTAAAATAACTAGCACCATCAAAACTGGTAACTCCAAATTTGTGAAAAGCTTTGGCATATTCTGGTGCTGATAATCCAAAAATATGAATCCAGATTTTCTCTGGAAGTTTTTGTAATTCTTCAACCACAGTTTGAATGATACGCAGATTTCGTTGTTTGTCTGAAGATTTGGGAACAAGCCCTCCCAGTGCTATTGCTCGATATCCCAATTCGTAAAGTTTCAGCGCATAGCCTAATCTTTCCTTTGTGGAAATGCCATGAATCACTGCCATTGGCAGTCTACCTTCTAATAGTGCTGCTAATTCAAGAAATCGAGCAGCACTGTCATAGTTAAATTGGCGGCGTTGGCTGATATTATTTCCTATAAGAAGTGCATCTGGAGCGACTACAATATCTCCAGGTTTGCTGCGTTCCTTATACTCATAAATTGCCCAATAGGGTGTTACTAATTGTCCCCTCAACTTTGGAATATCTAAATGGCGATAGGAATAAGCACCGCAATCCCACAGAATTGGAGAATTTGGTATCATTGCTTGTCTGAACGCTAAGGAACATAACCACCCATCTGGTTGAGCTTCTAGAAGTTCCCAAATACCTATTTTTCTGCCGTATAGCTTGAGGTAGTCTGTTTTGCCAATGACTCCTAAATATTGCGCCATTATAATGTTTGTAAAATTTGTGAATATCCCCTATGGCTCATAGGGGATATTGTGTCGAAAAATGTTTGTTATACCAATTCAATATGAAAATGCGCCAAACCAAAAATCGTCTTCAATCTATGCTGCAAGCTTTGTTCTAAAACAAAGTTTGGCGTAGTCTCACAAAAAAACGGTATTACTTGGAATTACTGACTCAGCAGTAAAACTTCCCATATTAATCTAGGAGAAGCTTTGAACAAGGAGTTTTTGGCTGCTGACAATTTCGATAACCAATCACTATGATTTAGAGATTTCCTCCAACAGTGTTGCAGATAGTCGAGAAGCCACACCTGTTGGTGAAACTCCAGTGTCGCTTCTATTTCTTTGGCAATACTCAGTGCTGTCAAAGGATTGGCAATCGGTGTAGCTAGTTGCTTGAGGAGTTGGCGTGGGATGGATTGAAGTTGTTCGTGGTGGACGATCGCCTGTCCTGGAGAACCAGCCGCCAGCGTCATCACCACCGGGTTATTGAAGATTTCAACTTGTCCAATTCTTTCAAAAACTGCTTTCATTTCAACATCAGTCAATCTGTGGAAAGGGATGATTTGGCAACGGCTCGTAATAGTGGGAAGTAAGCGCTGCGGTTGGGAGGAAAGGAGGATAATAGTACCAGTGGTAGTCTCTTCCAGCGTTTTGAGCAGAGCATTGGTAGTATTTGGCTGCATTTTCTCAGCGTTTTGGATGACCACAGCTTTAAATGGTGCATTTAGAGGAGAGCGGGAGAGAAATTGGGTAATTTCTCGAACCTGCTCAATCCTGAGAAGCGGTGCAGACTTTGGTTGTACTCCAGAAGCAGCCAACTCACTCTCGTTCAACAACTGTCCGTGATGCAGATAAGTTGGCTCTACCCACAGCAAATCAGGTTGATTGGCGAGGTTATGGATGTTAAGGGCTTGGGCGAGGAAGCATTTA is a genomic window of Fortiea contorta PCC 7126 containing:
- a CDS encoding AAA family ATPase, giving the protein MNQLNLLQVTEESSLSTPSQCTEPEFVQPFKEVFELSTLVGQNLAVSLLKGALAIASPSGRLAHNRLAPAYLFAGPEGVGKSLAAKCFLAQALNIHNLANQPDLLWVEPTYLHHGQLLNESELAASGVQPKSAPLLRIEQVREITQFLSRSPLNAPFKAVVIQNAEKMQPNTTNALLKTLEETTTGTIILLSSQPQRLLPTITSRCQIIPFHRLTDVEMKAVFERIGQVEIFNNPVVMTLAAGSPGQAIVHHEQLQSIPRQLLKQLATPIANPLTALSIAKEIEATLEFHQQVWLLDYLQHCWRKSLNHSDWLSKLSAAKNSLFKASPRLIWEVLLLSQ